The stretch of DNA TTAGGAAAAGGCCGTTCATAGGATTTCTCTCCATATTCAACTCCATTTGCCCTCCATCCATTGGAAGCACCAAAccgtttttcttttctttatgatGTATATGTTTACTCCACTTCCAAGGTTTTGCAGCCGGAGAAATAGTAAAGCAATCAATATAATAATCTCTTTAAGTTATAACTGCCATAACCAATAAAACCTGATCTCCCAAGTTAGAAAGCCAGTTAAAAGTTGTGCACTTCTTTAAGATGATAACTTGCTTATAGACTTCTACTCATAGAACAGTTGTGCAAGTGACTGATATTCACTCAACTTGATCGTAAGGCTgcttttggatgttgaactgagttaagttctctataaataatagtgaatcgAGATGATGGAGTGAGTTTTATGGGACCCACCTAATATAAGTTTACATGtgcttggatgttaagatgaatttaaatgtatttatgggaAGTAGAAAAAGGTTATGGGTTCCACATATAAATagatgttaagttgaaaaaggttgtggatctcacgtataaagaagttttgagttgagttgaatttagtaatttgagagttgggtgtttggatattagaagGGGTTTAAGTCTAAACTGAACTCAGTTGTGAGTGCAGTAAGGAACCACTTTTAAAGTAGGCTTAGTCACGGCCACTTCTCTGCATACAGGGGAGAGGTAATGGAGATTGACACATGGGTTGGAGCATCAGGGAAAAACGGAATGCGGCGAGATTGGCTAATCCAAAGTCAAGCCACAGGCCATGTTTTTGCACGTGCCACCAGGTAATGCCTTAATCCCAAGAGTGACTAATTGGAGTCTGCTCCTCTCCCACATATGCTTACCTTAAAAACATGAAACAGCACCTGGGTGATGATGAACCAGCAAACAAGGCGCCTCTCCAAAATGCCAGAAGAGGTGAGGGATGAGATTTCACCCTGGTTCATAGAGAACCAAGCAATCACGGAAGATTCCCCCGAGAAAATCATTAAGTTGGACAGTAAAGCAAGATATATGAACTCCAATTTGAAGGTAAAAGACAACACAGCTTCAGTGCCTCATTCTACTCATTCCAGCTAAAAAAGAAGCATACGCTGACTATTGCAATTTTTCCAATTGGTAGCCCAAGAGAAGCGATTTGGATATGAACCAACATGTAAACAATGTGAAGTACGTAAGATGGATGCTTGAGGTAAAGCACCAATCTGCTGTCAATCTTTGGCCTATCATTTTTTACCCATTTCTTAACTCTTTTTGAgttatttcatttctttatccACAGACCATCCCTGATGAGATTTTGGGGTCTCGCCAACTATCCAGTATCATACTAGAATATAGAAGGGAGTGTAGGAGTTCAGACATAGTTCAGTCACTTTGCCATCCAGACGAAGATGGAATTCTGAAAGATGGATTGAAACAAAACAATGATATTAGTCTGCTCAATGGGTTTTCTCTTGCATCAGAAATTCTTGAAGGTGGTGGACTTCTGGGCTCCTACGAAAAGGCACCACTAAGATATACACACCTTCTGCAAACTCAAGGTGAGAGAGGAAGTGAAGAGATTGTCAGAGGAAGAACCACATGGAAGAGAAAGATGTCCAGTACCATGCCTTTCTCCACCTAGTAAAATAAACTAGGCAATTGAAAGGGTTTAAGAAACTTATCCCCTGTGAACATAAATTCAGATATTTCAGCTCAAAAAGAGCTTATCAGGTAGTGTGCAGATTCGAAGTGTCCCAGAGATTTCTTTCTATGCATGAATATGCTTTGGGGGAAGCTGAATGAAGATCCTAATAATCGTGCCCGAAGTTTGATGCAGAGTAATTCAAGGGTGCCACCAGAGTACTTAAAATCACAGATCGAGCTGAGTGAAATAAGTGATTTAAGTTGTGTGGTGATTATTGTAAAGAAAAACAAACGAGAACCGTCTTAGGTGCATCCCCTTTGATaacattatttgaaaaaaaaaaatacaaaatcaactTTATAAACCTACTTAATTTGAAGTgttatgtcagattgtaaagatCTTTTTTACTGTAATGTAAATCTGATGTATCACATTATATCACGTTAGTTTAGAagctttcattttataatttatctcttCACATACATTCAAATCggaccattttccttcaacgaGCTTCCTTAACATAGAATCCAATCCATCTGACTCAAAATTTATAACGTCATcaagaagaaaaacttatataaatggGAGGATTGGAAGGGGAATCCAGCCagctctcctctcctctcctctccttcttcttccaGGCTAAGCTGCTCACATTATTCTGTTTAGTTCCTTTCATTTCACTTATGGTACCTAATTtcttaaagaaatgaaaaggattAGGGTCTGCTAAGAGAATAATCCCTCGATTAGATGACAGGAGCCTAGACCCGTTCACTTTTTGCTACATTATCCAATTGCAGATGACAAAAATGCTCTGCATGATTAAAAAGTTAATCCATTTGCAGAtgtcacaaaaaaatcattcaattgCAAATGACACAAAAACTGAACTACAACACGAAAACTTGGGATGTCCATAAAGGCTccacatacacacacaaaaaaaaaagagtttgttaCAGCAGCACACTAGTAACTCAGGAGCCTTGGATTAGAAGCATTTCCCAGTACCTATAATGTAAGAAAAAACTCTCTCTTCTCAAACAAGTGATCCACTAACCTAAGAGAATGGCATTTACAGTTGTGAAGGTGTTGGATATTTACAGCAATGGATGCATATCCTCAAAGAAAGGAAGCAGTCAAAGAATAATGTATCTCAATAGCAATATCATCGCCTCTTCCTACCTAGACTCTGATGCAGTTGCCAAGACCAAACAAGGAGGAACATGAGGAGGGCCCCTCCAACAGACATCCAGAAAATGGCCAACCATGAAGGCATTGGATTAGGATATAATCCTGGAAGAAGTCGAGAAAAAGgtaattaaaatcaataaacagccaaaaatttataaatgctTCAAGATGATTGATCTAGACTGACATACCATGACCAAACTTGATGCAAATGAGAAGCTCTACAATGCAGATAGCAAGTGAGAGCCAACAAAATGCTCCAACTTTTTTCACcggttttctggaaaaataacaTAGTAATTAAGCAGgattaaatgaaaattctttCTTAGTAAATATATTCTTTGAAAATATagcatttttttcatgtgaatatGCTGGGGGCGGAGAGAGTGTCTGTACCGGTCTTGAAGATACGAATTGTATTCACGAATCGTTGGTATTGCAATTACCCACCACAAGATCAACCTATACACAATCACCGGGTTCCGCGGAGGAATCCAAAGACAAAACTTCAAAAAGAATGTGTTCAACTCCACAGTCAAAAACACAACGCAAAGAGTGAGAACTTGAATGAACCGCCATGGACCAAGCAGAGGGTGCCACTCATCTTTGTCCCACTGTGCTGGGGTAAACTGTCCTAATGTTCGCTTGAActgaaaaaaaagtgaaagacACACGTCTATAAACAAAACTAGTAGAAAACAAGACTATACACTGAGAAAGAACATGGAAGATCTAATGTGTAATATGAAGCATCAGAATCAGTTTAATCTCTCCAGAATTGTATTCACGAATCGTTGGCATTGCAATTACCCACCACAAGATCAACCTATACACAATCTTTGTCCCATCAATCTAATGCGTAATATCAAGCATCAGAATCAGTTTAATTTCTCCAGAAATTTAGATACAACCACGCAATAATGATGTATTATAATGAGTATGCAAACAAGGGAAGTAAGATGAAATATAGTTCTTAAATATACTTTTTCAATTATATTAGGCTGACGGCTTAGGCCAACCCAGTTGTATGTTTTTCCATCGAAGTACCTGACGGTATGCATCCCTGCCCAGATGCCTGCAGTAGGTAAACCAAACAGAACTTGTCATAATGGAGTTATTTCCGAAAAATTCCAATCTAGATATAAAAGATTTTCGTAAAAGGAAATTTaagttgtaaaaaatgaaagacTTGCTGCATCAATCTAGATAATATCATGGCTTGTGCTCCGCTTTATAGCATTGTTGATCCAAGTAATAGGTAATTTAGGTAACAATGAAAGCCATGAAAAACTaagtgcaaaattagaagtaAATGTGATATGAGggatatattcaaattttatagtCAGAATTTCAGAAGGTAAGCTCAACTAGAAATGGGTTGGAAGGGAAAAACACTGAAGGAACATAGAGCAGAAAGAGTTTCACAGAGTTGATATACAACATAGTATAAGGTTCATAATCATGGTCTCAAATTCTCGAAGAACTAATTAACATTTATACTTTTTACTAGCTCCTTTACGGAACCATACATCCAAGATAGCAAAAAGATCGATCTAGAAGTGGCTTGACCCTGCTGTTTTCATAGCTATTTAGGGGCATCGTGACATCGCAAAAATTCATATGTTCATAAATGGAAAACtagtttataaataagaaaaactaTAGGCAAGTATGTAAGACAAAATGACTTAAAATCACATCATCAAAGATATATTAAAGGTACACAAACCGAAGCGATAATAAACCAGGGTAGAAAAAATGGTTGAGAATCTCACCAAACCAATTGCA from Juglans microcarpa x Juglans regia isolate MS1-56 chromosome 3S, Jm3101_v1.0, whole genome shotgun sequence encodes:
- the LOC121257861 gene encoding palmitoyl-acyl carrier protein thioesterase, chloroplastic-like, producing MALFSSYSASYSIRCSSNRDNHDQNKQKLTNLRIISTSSRSSNKADILNQTAGVANTFNSITSIPENGYIPKEEVRQNIPTRKQLVDPHRQGLISQGGVGYRQTVVIRSYEVGPDKTATLESILNLLQETALNHVWMSGLLSNGFGATHGMVRNNLIWVVSRMQVQVDHYPIWGEVMEIDTWVGASGKNGMRRDWLIQSQATGHVFARATSTWVMMNQQTRRLSKMPEEVRDEISPWFIENQAITEDSPEKIIKLDSKARYMNSNLKPKRSDLDMNQHVNNVKYVRWMLETIPDEILGSRQLSSIILEYRRECRSSDIVQSLCHPDEDGILKDGLKQNNDISLLNGFSLASEILEGGGLLGSYEKAPLRYTHLLQTQGERGSEEIVRGRTTWKRKMSSTMPFST